The Thermus albus genomic sequence TCTGGCGCACCATCTCCCGCACCGTGGCGTGGGTACGCCCGTGGCCCCCGGCCGCCGAGACCACGTTTTCCTCCAGCATGGTGCTGCCGAAATCGTCGGCCCCGTAGTAAAGGGCGGCCTGGGCCACCTTGAACCCCAGGGTGGGCCAGGAGGCTTGGAGGTGGGCGAAGTTGTCCAGGGTGAGCCGGGCGATGGCCAGGGTTTTCAGGTACTCGTGGGCGGTGGCCCCCGGGGCCTTGCCCTTAAGCCGGGTGTGCTCCACCTGCAAGGTCCAAAGGGCAAAGGCAGCGAACCCGTTTCCATACGCTTCCAGCGCCTTGTCCTGCTGGGCCCTTAGGCCCAGCAGGTGGGCGGTGCGCTCCCTTGGCCCCTCCCCAAAGCCGATCACCATGCTGGCCAGGGTGTAAAGCCCCAAGGCCTGGGCGGCATCCACGATGCGGTACCAGTCCGCGGTCTTGATGCGGGCGGGGGCGGCCCTTTGCCGCACCTCATCCACCAGGATCTCCGCCCCCGCCCCCGGCATCCCGTCCAGCCCCGCTTCCATGAGCCTTTCCAAGATGACCTCGGCCTTAAGCCCGGTGAGCCTTTCCAAGCCCAGGATCTCCTCGGGGCTAAAGGCGTCTATGCGCAGGTCGGGAAAGCGGCTCTTAAGGTAGCGCAATAGCTCCAAGTACCATTCCAGGGGCAGGTCAGGGTTGACGCCTCCTTGCATTAAGATGCGCCTTCCCCCCACCTGGTAGAGCTCCTCCACCTTCTTGGCGATATCCTCGTACGTTAGGGTGTAGGCCTCCTTCTGCCGCCTGGTGCGGTAAAAGGCGCAAAAGGCGCAACCCACCGTGCAGACATTGGTGTAGTTGATGTTGCGGTCTATGAGAAAGGTCACCACCTCTGGATGGGTTTTTTGAAGGCGCACCTCGTGAGCGGCGGCAGCCAGCTCAGGTAGGGGAAGGTCAAAAAGGGAGAGCACCTCGCTTTCGGTAAGCCTCTCTCCCCCTACGGCCTTTTCCAGAACATCCATGGGACCCATGCTACACCTTTCGGACCCCCTGGGGTTGGGTCTTGGGCCACGGATAAAATGGGGGCATGGAACTCAAGCTCATTCCCATTGAGAAGCCGGAGAACCTGAACGTCATCCTGGGCCAAGCCCACTTCATCAAGACGGTGGAGGACCTCCACGAGGCCTTGGTGACCGCCGTGCCGGGTATCAAGTTCGGCCTTGCCTTCTCCGAGGCCAGCGGCAAGCGCCTGGTGCGGCGTTCCGGCACGGATCCCGAGCTCACCCAGCTGGCGGTGCGGAATATCCTCAACCTGGCGGCAGGGCACACCTTCCTCATCGTGTTGGGTGAGGGGTTTTATCCCATTAACGTGCTCCACGCGGTGAAGGCTTGCCCTGAGGTGGTGCGCATCTTTGCCGCCACCGCCAACCCCCTCCAGGTGGTGGTGGCGGAGGAGGGGGAGCAGCGGGCCATTTTGGGGGTCATGGACGGCTTCAAGCCCCTGGGGGTGGAGGACGAGGCCGAGGTGGCGTGGCGCAAGGACCTCCTCCGCCGCTTCGGCTATAAACTTTAGCGCCCCCTTATTGGCGGCCGGGAAGGTTAGGGTAAGATGCCCTCATGGAGCTCGGAACCGTTGCGCCCGACTTCGCCCTGCCGGACCAAGAGGGGCGGATTCACCGGCTTTCCGATTACCGGGGGAGGTGGGTGGTTCTCTACTTCTATCCCAAGGACGACACTCCCGGGTGCACCAAGGAGGCCTGCGGCTTCCGAGACCGTATGGGGGATTTGCAAGAACTGGGAGCCGTGGTCTTAGGGGTTTCTGCGGACGATGTGGAAAGCCACAAGCGTTTTGCCGAGAAGTACGGTCTGAACTTTCCCCTTCTTGCTGACCCCGAGCGGAAGGCGATAACCGCTTATGGGGCCTGGGGCAAGAAAAACCTTTACGGGAAGGTGTACGAAGGGGTGTTGCGCCAGACCTTTCTGATAGATCCCGAGGGCCATATCGCCAAGGTCTGGCGCAAGGTGTCTCCCGAACGCCATGCTGAGGAGGTGGCGGAAGCCCTAAAGGGCCTGAGGGGGTTTTAGGTATGGAAAGGCCTCTGGAGTCTTACAAAAAGGAGGCTGCTCACGCCGCGGTGGCCTATGTCCAAGATGGCATGGTGGTGGGCTTGGGCACGGGGTCCACGGCCCGGTATGCCGTTTTGGAGCTGGCCCGGCGCCTCAGGGAAGGGGAGCTTAAGGGGGTGGTGGGGGTTCCCACCTCGGAGGCCACCAAGGACCTGGCCCTGCGGGAAGGGATCCCCGTGGTGGAGCTCCCTCCAGAAGGGGTGGACCTGGCCATAGACGGGGCCGATGAGATCGCCCCGGACCTTTCCCTGATAAAGGGCCTGGGCGGGGCTCTCTTGCGGGAGAAGATTGTGGAGAGTAACGCCAAGGAGTTTATCGTGATCGCCGACCACACCAAGAAGGTGCCCGTGCTGGGCCGCGGGGTGGTGCCGGTGGAGATCGTGCCCTTTGGCCACCTGGCCACCCTGAAGGCCATCCGCGCCCTGGGCGGGGAGCCGGAGCTAAGGATGGAGGGGGATGAGTTTTACTTCACCGACGGGGGGCACTTGATCGCCGATGTGCGCTTTGGTCCCATCGGGGACCCCGGGGGCCTCCATAGGGCCCTTCTGGAGATTCCGGGGGTGGTGGAGACGGGTCTTTTTGTGGGCTTGGCCACCCGGGCCCTGGTGGCGGGGCCCATGGGGATAGAGGAACTGGTGCCTTAAGGTCCGGCCTTCTGGGTGGTCTCCGGTTTGGGGGATGGATTTTGTGCCGGGACTGGGCGCCGGTGTAGAATCATGACCATGAAGGGGATGCCTCACCCCTAGGGCGGGGAAGCCTTTCCCGCCCGGGGCGCATGCCCCGGTTTTTCTTGGAGGAGGGATGGAAAAGGTTTTTTACATCACCACCCCCATCTACTACGTGAATGCGGAACCCCACCTGGGCCACGCCTACACCACGGTGGTGGCGGACTTCCTGGCTCGCTGGCACCGGTTGGATGGATACCGGACCTTTTTCCTCACCGGCACCGACGAGCACGGGGAAACCGTCTACCGGGCGGCCCTGAAGGCGGGGGAGGAGCCCCAGGCCTTTGTGGACCGGGTCTCCCAGCGTTTCCGGAAGGCGTGGGAGCTTTTGGGCATCGCCTACGATGAGTTCATCCGTACCACGGAGGAGCGGCATAAGCGGGTGGTGCAGCGGGTCTTACAGAAGGTCTACGAGGCGGGGGACATCTACTACGGGGAGTACGAGGGGCTTTACTGCGTAAGCTGCGAGCGCTTCTACACGGAAAAGGAGCTTCAAGGGGATCTTTGCCCCATCCACGCCCGCCCCGTGGAACGGAGACGGGAAGGGAACTACTTCTTTCGCATGGAGAAGTACCGGGAGTGGCTCATTGACTACCTCCAGACCCATCCCGACCTGATCCGGCCCGAGGGGTATAAAAACGAGGTGCTTTCCATGCTCTCCGAGCCCATCGGGGACCTTTCCATCTCCCGGCCCAAGGCCCGCGTACCTTGGGGCATCCCCCTGCCCTGGGATGAGGCCCACGTGACCTACGTGTGGTTTGACGCCCTCCTCAACTACATTTCTGCCCTGGGCTACCCCGAGGACCCCCGCTACGCCACCTTCTGGCCCCAGGCCTGGCACCTCATCGGCAAGGACATCCTGAAGCCCCATGCGGTCTTCTGGCCCACCATGCTGAAGGCGGCGGGGATTCCCATGTACCGGCACCTGAACGTGGGAGGGTTTCTGCTGGGGCCGGATGGCCGCAAGATGAGCAAAACCATGGGGAACGTGGTGGACCCCTTTGCCCTTACGGAGAAGTACGGCCGGGATGCCGTGCGCTATTACCTTTTGCGGGAGATCCCTTATGGCCAGGATACGCCGGTGAGCGAGGAGGCCTTGAAGGCTAGGTACGAGGCGGATCTGGCCGACGACCTGGGCAACCTTCTCCAGCGCACCCGGGCCATGCTGTTTCGTTTCGCTGAGGGACGCATTCCCGAGCCGGTTTCTGGGGAGGAGCTGGAGGAGGGCACGCGCCTTGCGGGACGCCTCAGGGGTCTGGTGCGGGAGCTTCGCTTCCACGTGGCCCTCGAGGAGACCATGGCCTATGTGAAGGCCATAAACCGCTACATCAACGAGAAGCGTCCCTGGGAGCTATTCAAGGAGGATCCCAAGGAGGCTAGGGCGGCGCTCTACCGGGTGGTGGAGGGCCTGAGGATCGCCTCCATCCTCCTTACCCCGG encodes the following:
- the mqnC gene encoding cyclic dehypoxanthinyl futalosine synthase; this translates as MGPMDVLEKAVGGERLTESEVLSLFDLPLPELAAAAHEVRLQKTHPEVVTFLIDRNINYTNVCTVGCAFCAFYRTRRQKEAYTLTYEDIAKKVEELYQVGGRRILMQGGVNPDLPLEWYLELLRYLKSRFPDLRIDAFSPEEILGLERLTGLKAEVILERLMEAGLDGMPGAGAEILVDEVRQRAAPARIKTADWYRIVDAAQALGLYTLASMVIGFGEGPRERTAHLLGLRAQQDKALEAYGNGFAAFALWTLQVEHTRLKGKAPGATAHEYLKTLAIARLTLDNFAHLQASWPTLGFKVAQAALYYGADDFGSTMLEENVVSAAGGHGRTHATVREMVRQIVDAGFRPAERDPLYRILRYPDPKALLEEGLELPLA
- a CDS encoding adenosine-specific kinase, with product MELKLIPIEKPENLNVILGQAHFIKTVEDLHEALVTAVPGIKFGLAFSEASGKRLVRRSGTDPELTQLAVRNILNLAAGHTFLIVLGEGFYPINVLHAVKACPEVVRIFAATANPLQVVVAEEGEQRAILGVMDGFKPLGVEDEAEVAWRKDLLRRFGYKL
- the bcp gene encoding thioredoxin-dependent thiol peroxidase translates to MELGTVAPDFALPDQEGRIHRLSDYRGRWVVLYFYPKDDTPGCTKEACGFRDRMGDLQELGAVVLGVSADDVESHKRFAEKYGLNFPLLADPERKAITAYGAWGKKNLYGKVYEGVLRQTFLIDPEGHIAKVWRKVSPERHAEEVAEALKGLRGF
- the rpiA gene encoding ribose-5-phosphate isomerase RpiA translates to MERPLESYKKEAAHAAVAYVQDGMVVGLGTGSTARYAVLELARRLREGELKGVVGVPTSEATKDLALREGIPVVELPPEGVDLAIDGADEIAPDLSLIKGLGGALLREKIVESNAKEFIVIADHTKKVPVLGRGVVPVEIVPFGHLATLKAIRALGGEPELRMEGDEFYFTDGGHLIADVRFGPIGDPGGLHRALLEIPGVVETGLFVGLATRALVAGPMGIEELVP
- the metG gene encoding methionine--tRNA ligase; its protein translation is MEKVFYITTPIYYVNAEPHLGHAYTTVVADFLARWHRLDGYRTFFLTGTDEHGETVYRAALKAGEEPQAFVDRVSQRFRKAWELLGIAYDEFIRTTEERHKRVVQRVLQKVYEAGDIYYGEYEGLYCVSCERFYTEKELQGDLCPIHARPVERRREGNYFFRMEKYREWLIDYLQTHPDLIRPEGYKNEVLSMLSEPIGDLSISRPKARVPWGIPLPWDEAHVTYVWFDALLNYISALGYPEDPRYATFWPQAWHLIGKDILKPHAVFWPTMLKAAGIPMYRHLNVGGFLLGPDGRKMSKTMGNVVDPFALTEKYGRDAVRYYLLREIPYGQDTPVSEEALKARYEADLADDLGNLLQRTRAMLFRFAEGRIPEPVSGEELEEGTRLAGRLRGLVRELRFHVALEETMAYVKAINRYINEKRPWELFKEDPKEARAALYRVVEGLRIASILLTPAMPDKMAELRRALGLKEEVSLKEAERWGLAEPLPLPQEAGVLFPKELPRGEARGGKMEGTKEDRFIGMEDFAKVELRVAQVVAAEKHPNADKLLVLRLSLGSEERTVVSGIAQWYRPEDLVGKKVVVVANLKPARFRGVESQGMILAASEGDRLALVTVEGEIPPGALVK